One Solanum pennellii chromosome 10, SPENNV200 genomic region harbors:
- the LOC107002139 gene encoding agamous-like MADS-box protein AGL29 — protein MEHKKTAGRQKISLAKIENESARLTTFSKRRSGLYKKACELVRECDVDLGIVMSSPKGIPYSFSSPTSNVVIDRFINPTANLSSSDRLVAAEARKKVSQFNDILNELDEIEKIANEKLDRMNEARDLGWWESIDQLNVHDVMKLEAWLISGEFKLNEHLEQLENGASSSSQIP, from the coding sequence ATGGAGCATAAGAAGACAGCAGGACGCCAAAAAATTTCATTGGCGAAAATAGAGAATGAATCTGCTCGACTCACCACATTCTCTAAACGACGTTCTGGCTTATACAAAAAAGCTTGTGAACTTGTTAGAGAATGTGATGTAGATCTTGGAATTGTTATGTCTTCACCGAAAGGTATACCTTATTCCTTTAGTAGTCCAACCTCTAACGTGGTCATTGATCGTTTTATAAATCCTACAGCAAATTTAAGTTCAAGTGACCGCCTTGTTGCTGCAGAAGCACGCAAAAAAGTAAGTCAATTTAATGATATTCTAAACGAATTGGACGAAATCGAAAAAATTGCAAATGAAAAATTAGACCGAATGAATGAGGCTAGAGATCTAGGTTGGTGGGAGTCCATAGATCAATTGAATGTTCATGATGTAATGAAGTTGGAAGCATGGCTGATTTCTGGTGAATTTAAATTGAACGAACATTTGGAGCAGCTAGAAAATGGAGCTTCCTCCTCCTCACAGATTCCATAA
- the LOC107032436 gene encoding uncharacterized protein LOC107032436, whose amino-acid sequence MAYYYTCNFPDIYSWIHNLPPTSKWKTDSISICISPSCSSQPSLKLSVAKNYHFSIVADYNLPISLWTSKPLRVKYNTTKLLDDESVFSFLINIVRDVLNYGPNKNYNSLFLKIPRMDFNNSDFKEIFNFSFLTLAFIICIYEAPADLRSTCIIALKNQFSCSQSRQASKLLVRILGSNTEEQWMRSVNLAITNWILEINSSSNHHHHAMKTPCPLFSYSFSTQGLWKVQLYCPVIAMEVETSTCSSLSDESLRFSLNFHQLEGVIQLNHRVIIREKWIEVMVNTDNIRCDVVRLVNESLMAERGAGVSEKHFPSRISLQITPTLQSNVLSISVNKSSDNPLREIGIEKTVEAGFDSPNTYMGLKVSAGETVVTTMKPWKFEQSVNGDGANLNWFLHDSGNGREVFSSKPSVFSLIQPKAWFKNRYSSVNRPFTKQGGVIFAGDEYGESVCWKVDKRATGKTMEWELKGRLWLTYWPNKHITPYAETRRLEFREVLHLKLV is encoded by the exons ATGGCTTATTATTATACTTGCAATTTTCCTGATATATACTCTTGGATACACAACTTACCACCAACTTCTAAATGGAAAACAGACTCTATTTCAATTTGCATTTCTCCTTCATGTTCATCTCAACCTTCCCTCAAACTATCCGTAGCTAAAAATTACCATTTTTCCATAGTCGCGGATTATAATCTTCCTATTTCCCTATGGACCTCAAAACCGTTAAGAGTTAAATATAATACAACAAAATTATTAGACGATGAATCAGTATTCAGTTTCTTGATTAATATCGTCCGCGATGTACTTAACTATGGTCcgaataaaaattataactcgTTGTTCCTCAAGATTCCACGTATGGATTTTAACAACTCCGATTTTAAGGAAATTTTCAATTTCTCATTTCTTACTTTGGCTTTCATAATTTGTATCTATGAAGCCCCTGCTGATCTTAGGTCAACATGTATTATTGCCCTGAAGAATCAATTTTCGTGTTCTCAATCTAGACAAGCATCAAAATTGCTCGTGAGGATTTTGGGATCGAATACTGAAGAGCAATGGATGCGTTCAGTAAATCTAGCGATAACTAATTGGATCCTGGAAATAAATTCCTCTtctaatcatcatcatcatgcgATGAAAACGCCATGTCCATTGTTTTCATACTCATTTTCGACACAAGGGCTATGGAAAGTTCAGCTATATTGCCCTGTTATTGCAATGGAAGTCGAAACGTCTACTTGTAGTAGTTTATCTGATGAAAGTTTGAGGTTTTCCCTCAACTTTCATCAGCTTGAAGGAGTGATCCAATTAAATCATAGAGTTATCATTCGAGAAAAGTGGATTGAAGTAATGGTGAACACCGATAACATTAG GTGTGATGTCGTTAGGCTAGTGAATGAATCACTAATGGCAGAGAGAGGTGCAGGGGTATCAGAGAAGCATTTCCCTTCAAGAATATCATTGCAAATAACTCCAACACTTCAATCAAATGTGTTGAGCATATCAGTAAACAAGTCCTCTGACAATCCCTTAAGAGAAATTGGCATTGAAAAGACCGTTGAAGCGGGATTCGATTCACCAAACACTTACATGGGCTTAAAAGTCTCCGCGGGAGAGACAGTTGTTACGACCATGAAGCCGTGGAAATTTGAGCAATCTGTTAATGGAGATGGTGCAAATTTGAATTGGTTTCTTCATGATAGTGGAAATGGAAGAGAGGTATTTTCGTCAAAGCCTTCTGTTTTTTCATTAATTCAGCCAAAAGCTTGGTTCAAGAACAGATATTCAAGTGTTAATAGGCCTTTTACTAAGCAAGGAGGGGTAATTTTTGCTGGAGATGAATATGGAGAAAGTGTGTGTTGGAAAGTGG